ACCGCGGCCGCGCGAGCGGTGTAGCGGACGAGGGCGGTCAGCCGGGCTGCCGACACGCCCTTGCCGCGCACGTCACCGATCAGCGCCGCCCAGCGCGTGTCGTCGAGCTGGAAGACGTCGTAGAAGTCGCCGCCGATCTCCGCGCCGTCACCAGCGGGACGGAACGCCACCCCCACGTCGTGACCCGGTATCCGGGGGAGGGTCGCGGGCAACATCGAGTCCTGCAGGGTGGTCGCGACCCTGAACAGCTCGTCGCGGCTGCGGGCCAGCGCATCCTCCACCGCCTTGCGTTCGCTGATGTCACGCAGGTACCCGACGAACTCCGGCGGTTCGACGCCCTCCAGCTGGGTGATCGCGAGCTCGACGGGGAACTCGTGCCCGTCCGCGTGCAAGGCGCGCAGCTCGAGCGGCTGCCCGAGGATCCGGGGCCGCCTGGTCTCCAGGAATCGCCGCAGGCCCTGCCGATGGGATTCGCGCAGGTCCTCGGGGACGATCAGGTCGCCCAGCAGTCGTCCGACGGCGTCCTTGGTCGCGTGGCCGAGGATGCGTTCGGCGGCCGGATTCCAGTCCGTCACGGTGCCATGGTGGTTGATGCCGATGACCGCGTCGAAGGCCGACATGAGGATGGCCGTCTTGCGGGCGTCGGACCGGGCGACGTCCCGTTCGGCGGCGCGGCGGTGGAGGAACTCCCCGACCCGACGACCGACCTCGGCGACGATCGTCAGCAGGCCGGCGTCCACGGCCACCGGCTCGCGGGACATCAGCTCCACGACCCCCTCGACCCGGTCGTCGCGGAGGATCGGGAACGCGAACGTCGTGGTGATACCCAGTCGCTCGGCACGCTTGCGGCGGAAATAGCCCGGGTCGTCGGCGACTGTCTCGATCCACGCGGGCTTGCGGGTCTTGATCACCCTGCCGGGCAGGCCGCGGCCGGGAACCGTCACCAGGCCGGGGTCGGCCATCTGCTTGAAGTCGTCGGTGAACGCGTCGGTGTGGAAGTAGTCGGCCGGGCGGGCGCTGCCGTTCTCGGCCACCAACCAGAAGATGGCCGCGTCCCACCGCAGCGCCTTGGTCAGCGCCCGCAGCAGGACCGACGAGGCGTCGCTGAGCGTGTGGACGTCGTTGACCAGCGCGATCTCGGTTGCCACCTCGGCGGTGACCGCGTGGTACTGCGCGATGGTGGCCGTCCACTCCAGCTGCCGATCGGTCGACAGGTCCCGGAGCACGCCCACCGATACCGTCGTGCCGTCCGGCATGCGGTGATCGGTCAACGTCAGCTCCACCTCGACCTCGTGGCCGTCGTGGTGTCGTGCGGGGAGGATCACGGGCGGTCCGCCGGTGATGCGCGCCGTTCCCTTCGCCATGTGTTCGGCGAAGGCGGCGAGGTGGCGTTCGCGCAGGTGGTCGGGGACGATGACCTTGAGCGGCTGCCCGACGAGGTCCGCAGGCGACCACCCGAGCAAGCCCTTCAGCGCGGCGTTGGCGTGGATCACGACGCCGGCCGGGTCCGCGGTGATCACCACGTCGGTCACGGCGTCGAGGAACCCGAGGTCGTCGATCCCGAGGGCGGACGGCTCGTCCCGCTCCATTCGCTCGTCCTCCCTCCCGCCGGGTCGGCCCGCGCCGACGAACCTGTCAGGCCAACACGATAGCGACGCGCGGGGCCAGTCGGAACACCAACGGTCACCCCGACGGAGCACCCCGCAGGGATCGGCAACCGTCGTTGCCGATGCCTGCGGCCACCCGCAAACGATCGCCACGATGCGGTGCTGCCGCGACGGGTTCGTTGCTCCGATTTTCTCAAGTCGGGTGACTAGTCACCCGAAGGGATGAGCAACCGCCCCTTCGACGACGTTTCCAGCCGGGGGGTCGGGCCCGCCGAAGACCCGCTGTATGGAGTACGTCTGCTATGCCCTCTCGCCTGACGAACCGTTCGTGTCCCGCGCACAGCTGGGGGGTGGTCACCAGCCGATGGCTGGGCACTGCCTCGGGGGTGCTCGCCCTCGCCGCTTCGATGCTGCTGGCGCTGCCGACCATGCCTGCCCGAGCCCAGGTCGCCCCGACGGGGCCGACCTTCTCCTGTGCGGACCCGGCCGGGTACCTCTTCCAGGACTCTCCGACCGATGCCATCGAGGTGAACCTCGTCACGGGTGCCACCGCCGAGCGCGGAAGCGACCTGATTGTCGGGGGGAGCAACGCGTGGGGGTACAACCGCACCGACGACTACTTCTGGGGGCGCCATCAGGGCGACGGCCTGGTCCGCGTCGACGCCGACTGGACGGTGTACGACTACGACAAGGCGACCATCACCCGAGTCGACGCAGCGGGGGCGCCGGTCGCTGGAAGCCTGGCCGACCTCCCCGCGACGATCGCCGGTGACGTGGACGCCAACGGCGTGCTGCACCTGGTGACGAACACCACACCCGCGCGCATCTACCGGGTCGATGTGAACCCTGCGTCGCCGACCTATCTGAAGCTCCTGCCGGACGTGGTGCTGTCGGAGGCGTCTGGTCTGGCCGATGCCGTGTTCAACTCCGTCGACGGATTGCTCTACGGGGTGCGTTCAGACCTGACCGTCATCCGGATCAACCCGAACACCGGAACCATCACCCCGCTGGGACAGGCCACAGGTGGCATGCCCGCCGGTGGGTACGGCGGCGGGTTCATGGACGTCGCTGGCAACCTCTACCTGAGCCACAACGGCAGCGGAGAGATCTGGACCATCGAATCGCCCCACACCGGCAACACGGCCGCCGAGCACCTGGCGACCGGCGATCCCAGCTCCATCAACGACGGCGGGCGTTGCGCGACCGCCCCTGCGCTGCTGGCGCCCGGTCTGACCGTGACCAAGACCGGAACCGCCACGTCGGAGCCCCTGGTGGCCGGTGAGGACATCGACTACACGATCCGCGCCCGCAACACCGGCAATGCCGTGGTGGACGCCGTCGACGTGACCGACCCGCTGATCCCCGGCGCGGCCCTGACCTGCGTCGACGAGGCTGGCGGTGCGGTCGCGCTGCCGGTGGACCTCGATCCCGGCGCCTTCGTCGACTGCACGGGCACCTACACGGTCACGCCCGACGATGCGGCTGACAACGAGGTCGTCAACACCGCCACCGCCACCGGGACGGTGGCCGGTGATCCGATCCAGGCGACGGGCACCACGACGGTCCCGGCCCCGACGCCGACCCCGGCACTGGCGCTCACCAAGACCACGGACTTCGCCGAGACCGAGATCGCCGAGGGCGACGTGGTCGACTACACGATCACCGCCACCAACACCGGCAACGTCGCGCTGACCGGCGTCGGCGTCACCGACCCCGTGGTCGACCTGACCTGCCTGCCGGCCGTGCCCACGGCCCTGGAACCGAACCAGGCCGTCGTGTGCACCGGCGCCTACACGATCACTGCCGGCGACCTGCCCGGTCCGTTCACCAATACCGCCACGGTCAGCGCGCCCGATCCCACCGGCGGCCCGTCGATCACCGCCACCGACAGCGTGGACGTGCCTGCCGCGAAGGACCCCGAGCTGACCGTCGCCAAGACCAGCGACAACGACGGCACCCCGCCTGCCGAAGGCGATGTGATCACCTACACGATCGTGGTGGACAATACCGGCAACGTGCCGGCATCGGGCGTCACGGTGTCGGACCCACTGGTTCCCGACGACCTGGTCTGCGTGCCCGCCGTCCCGGTCGACCTCCAGCCGGGTGACCAGGTCGTCTGCACCGCCCCGTACACCATCACCGCCGGCGACGTCGGTGTCACGGTCACCAACACCGCGACCGCGACCGGACAGGACCCCGACGGCAACCCGATCACGGGGTCGGGCTCCACCGACGTGCCCGGCCCGGTCCCGGACCCCAGCCTGGTGGTCACCAAGACCGCGTCCACGGCGTCGGTGCCCGCCACTGTCGGCGACATCGTGAACTACGAGGTCGTCGTCGAGAACGACGGCAACGTCACCGTGACCGACGTCGTCGTCGCTGACCCGCTCGTCGCAGGGCTCGACTGCATGCCCGCCGTGCCGAGGGCCCTGGCCCCCGGCGCCCGGGTGACGTGCACCGCCAGCCACACCGTCACCCAGGCCGACATCGACACCGGGGCCTACCTGGCCCCGCCAGCCCTCGGCAACACCGCCACGGCCACCGGGGTCGACCCGACCGGCACCCCCGTCGACGCCGACGACTCCGTCGACATCGTCGTGCCCTCCGCTGACCCCGACCTGACCGTCACGAAGGTGTCGGACTTCACCGGTGACACGCTGACTGCCGGTGAGACGATCGGGTACACGATCACGACGGAGAACACCGGCAACGTGACCGTGTCGGGTGTGGACGTCACCGACAGCCGCATCGACGACCTGGTCTGCGCCCCGGCGACCCCCGTTGACCTGGGCCCGGGCCAGCAGGTCGTCTGCACCGGCACCTACACGGTGACTGCTGGCGACGAGGCTGCCGGGTCGGTGACCAACAACGCGTTCGCCAACGGCGCTGACCCGGCCGACGACCCCGTGGCCGCGACGGGGTCCTCCACCGTGCCTGCGCCGCCCGACCCGGAGCTGACCATCACCGCGACGCCGGACGACGACCTCGTCGTGGGCGAGGACACCACCTTCACGATCGTGGTGGAGAACACCGGAAACGTGCCGATCGACGACGTCCAGGTGACCGACCCGAATCCCGATCTGACCATCACCTGCACGCCGCCCATGGGCTCGACGCTGGAACCCGGTGCGCAGATGGTCTGCACCGGCACGATCACCGTGACCCCTGCCCATGCGGCCGACGGATCGTTGCTGATCACCCCGAGCACCGATGGTGACGACCCGTCGGGTGGTCCCGTCACCGACACCGACAGCGCCGTCGCCCCGGTGACGCCGGATCCTGCGCTGACGATCACCAAGACCGCCGCCCCTGCGGGGACGGTCCACGCCGGCGAGGCGATCGACTACACCATCGAGGTGGTCAACACCGGCAACGTCACCATCACCGACGTCGAGGTGACCGACCCGCTGATCCCGCTCACCTGCGCGCCCACGACCCCTCGCGCCCTCGTGCCGGGCGGTGCGCTGACCTGCACCGGCACCTACACGGTGACCCCCGACGACGGCACCGCCGGTCACGTCGACAACACCGCCACCGCCCACGGCACCGACCCGTCGGGTGCCCCGACGACCGACACCGACAGCGTCACCGTCACGACCCTCCCGGCCCCGCCCCCACCCCCAGCCGGCGGCGGCGGAACCCCTCCGGCCGGACCCCCGGAGCTGACCGTCACCACGACCATCCCCGACTCCGGGCCCTTCGAGCCCGGTGATCCCGTCGACTACGTCGTCACCATCACCAACACCGGGGGCAGCCCCATCGCCGATGTCGACGTCCCGGACGCCGACCTCGACTGCGACCCGCCGCTTCCGGCGACCCTCCAACCGGGCGAGTCCATCGAATGCACCGGTACCCACGTCGTCACCAACGACGAGGGCGAGTCGGGCGAGGTGCGGATCCCCGTCACCGCGGTCGGGAACGGTCCCGACGGCACACCCGTCTCGGGCAGCGGTGAGGACACCGCCCCCGTCGGGGACGACGGGTCGGTGCCCGACCCGGACCCGGTCCCGGATGTCGACCGTATCGCCGGCCCGACCCGGATCGACACGGCGATCGAGGTGTCGAACGCCGACTTCGAGGACGGGACCGCACGGGTGGTCATCCTGGCGCGCGACGACGTCTTTGCCGATGCGCTGTCCGGCACACCGCTCGCGGTCGCAGAAGCAGGGCCCATCCTGCTGACCAGGACCGACGAGCTCCTGCCCTCGGTCACCGACGAGATCCGCCGGGTCCTCGGCGAGCAGGGCAGGATCTACCTGCTCGGTGGCGTGGTCGCGCTGGACGACGAGGTCGAGGCACAGGCAGGCGACCTCGGGTACCCCATGCAGCGGCTCCAGGGCCCCAGCCGGATCGAGACGGCCATCGCGATCGCCGAGCACCTCGGTGATCCCGACGAGATGCTGATCGCCGGTGGCGAACAGTTCGCCGATGCCCTGACCGCGGCGGCCGTGGCCGGCGCGCGCGGGGGCGCGATCCTGCTGACCTCACCGGGGCAGCCGCACCCGTCGGTCGACGCGTACCTGTCGGACAAGGACCCGGTGCTTTGGGCGGTCGGTGGCCCGGCGGTCGGTGCCTATCCGGCGGTGACCCCGGTCGCGGGACCGTCCCGGGACGCGACCGCAGTGGCCGTCGCCGAGACGTTCTACGACGATCCGGGTGCGCTCGGGTTCGCCCGGCTGGACGACTTCCCCGATGCGCTCACCGGCGGCGCGCACATCGCACGCCAGCCGGGTCCCTTGCTGCTGACTCAGACCGACTTCCTTCCCGACGTGGTGACGGACTACGTCTGCCGTTCCACGACGGTCACGCAGGGGTACGTGTACGGCGGTACCGCAGCGGTGTCCGACGAGGCGTTCGACGAGCTGACGTCGTTGTTCACCGAGGGCTGCGGCTGACCGACGCCCGCGCGGGTGTCGGGGTCCATGCGACCCCGACACCCGTCGCCGATGACGTGCTGACGGTCGCCGCGCCCGTTGGTGGTTAAGGTGGCGGCGATGCGGGACGACACGCTGGCCGATGGGCTGCAGCAGCTGCGCGACGAGCTCGCGGCGGTCACGCTGTCGTTGCCGTTGGCGGCGACCGAGGACGGGATCGCCACCCGCGACGAGGCCGTGGCACAGATCGAGGACTACCTGCTGCCACGCCTGGCGCACCTCGACGCGCCGCTGCTGGCCGTGCTCGGCGGATCGACCGGATCGGGCAAGTCCACGCTGACCAACTCCCTGGTGGGGGAGGAGGTCTCGACCGCGGGTGTGCTCCGGCCGACGACCCGGGCTCCGGTCCTGGTCCACCATCCCGACGACACGGCGTGGTTCTCCGGCGACGGGGTCCTGCCGGACCTGCCCCGCACGACCGGCGAACGAGGGGTCGGCCACGCCCTGCACCTGGTCGCCAGCGGGGCCACGAGCCCGGGGCTCGGGCTGCTGGACTCCCCCGACATCGACTCCATCGAGGTCGCCAACCACGAGCTGGCCGCCCAGCTGCTCGGCGCGGCGGACCTGTGGCTGTTCGTGACCACCGCAGCGCGCTACGCCGACGCGGTGCCGTGGCAGTACCTCGCCCGGGCCAGCGAGCGCACCGCCGCCGTCGCGGTCGTGGTCAACCGGATCCCACCGACCCCCGACGGCAGCGCCGTGCGGGACATCGCTGCCGACGTCCGCCGGATGCTGGATGCCAACGGCCTGGCGGAGGCCCGCCTGTTCACCGTCACCGAGACGCCCCTCGTCGACGGGCGGCTCGGTGGGGCCGAGGACGAGATCCGGGCCTGGATCGAGGCGTTGGTCGACGACGCCGACGCCCGGGCAGCGACCATCCGACGGACGGTCATGGGGGCCGTGGACTCCCTGCAGCCCCGCGTCGGACGGGTGATGCATGCGATGCGCGAACACCAGCGGGCCGTCGAGTCGCTCGTCGCGGCCTCGACGTCCCAGCAGGCCACCACGGTGGACATCGTGAGGGACCAGCTCGCCAGCGGGGTGCTGCTGCGCGGCGAGGTCCTCGACCGGTTCCGTGAGCAGGTCGGGACCGCGGAGTGGATGGACCGGCTGCAACGCGGGGTCGGCAGGCTGCGCGACCGCATCGGCCAGATGATCACCGGCCGAGCCCCCGAGGTCGAGGCGGCGAAGGGACAGCTGCGCTCGAACCTGGTTGGCTTGGTCGACGACGCCGTCGCATCCGGCCTGGAACGCACGGTGGCGAGCTGGCAGGTGCTGCCCGGTGGCCCGGAGCTGCTGGCCCAGGCCCCCGACCCCGCCGCGCTGGCCGCGCCGGACCTGCGCGCTGTGGAGGACACCGTTGCGGCGTGGCAGGACCACGTGGTTGCCATGGTCCGGGAACGTGCCGGGTCCAAGATCGCCGTGGCCCGGGGCATGTCGCTGGGGGTCAACGGGGTCGGGGTCGCGCTGATGATGGCCATCTTCGCCTCCACGGGGGGACTGACGGGTGGCGAGGTCGCCGTCGCCGGTGGGACCGCGGCGTTCGGCCAGGCGGTGCTGTCGGCGGTGTTCGGCGAGCAGGCCATCCGCGACCTGGCCACCGCGGCGCGCACCGACCTGCTCGACCGAGTCCAACGCCTTGCCGAGGACCGACACGAGCAGCTTCGCGCCCTGCTGGAGGGGCTGCCGGACGCCGAGGCGATCCGGGCGATGGAGGATGCGGTGGACGGGGTGTCACGATGACGGACCTGCAGCGGCGGCTGGACCTGCTGGCCGATGCCGCCACGCTGCTGGCCAGGCACGGCATGGTCGTCGACGACGTCGACGCCTTCGTCGAACGGGCCCGCGGCAGGCTGCGGCACGGCACCGACCACACCGTGGCGGCCCTGGTCGGGTCGACCGGGTCGGGCAAGTCCTCGATCCTCAACGCGATGGCCGGGGCACCCGTCGCCCGGGCGGGGGTGACCAGGCCGACGACGGCCATCACGCAGGCGGTCACGTTCGGCGACACCGCCGACGGCCTGCTCGACCTGCTCGGCATCACCCAACGGCATCACCTCGGGGCCACCGACCCGGCGCTGTCCGGGCTGGTGCTCCTGGACCTGCCCGACTTCGACTCCGTCACCATCGCGCATCGGCTGGAGGTCGACCGCCTCGTCGAGCTGGTCGACCTGATGGTGTGGGTGACCGACCCACAGAAGTACGGTGACGAGTCCCTCCACGTCGGGTACCTGCAACCGCTGTCCACCCACGGCGACGTCATGCAGATCGTCCTGAACAAGGTCGACACCCTGGACCCGGCGGCCCGCCAGCAGTGCCTGGCCGACCTCCGGCGGCTCCTGGTCGCTGATGGGCTGCCCGACCTCGAACCCATCGCCGGGTCCACGATCACGGGAGCCGACGGCAACGACGGGCTGGACGAGCTCCGCGGGGTCCTTGCCGCCGAGGTCAACGCCAAGCAAGCCGCCGTCGAACGGATCTCCGCCGACATCGACGACCTGGCCGCGCGGATGCGAGCCGCTGCCGGCGAACGCGGAACGGTCGACCTCGACCGCCTGCGCGGTCCGCTGGTGGACGGGCTGGCCGCTGCGGCCGGGGTCGACGCGGTGGCTGCGCTCGTCGCCGCACAGCACCGCCGCGACGCCACCCTGGCGACCGGTTG
The nucleotide sequence above comes from Euzebya pacifica. Encoded proteins:
- a CDS encoding SpoIIE family protein phosphatase codes for the protein MERDEPSALGIDDLGFLDAVTDVVITADPAGVVIHANAALKGLLGWSPADLVGQPLKVIVPDHLRERHLAAFAEHMAKGTARITGGPPVILPARHHDGHEVEVELTLTDHRMPDGTTVSVGVLRDLSTDRQLEWTATIAQYHAVTAEVATEIALVNDVHTLSDASSVLLRALTKALRWDAAIFWLVAENGSARPADYFHTDAFTDDFKQMADPGLVTVPGRGLPGRVIKTRKPAWIETVADDPGYFRRKRAERLGITTTFAFPILRDDRVEGVVELMSREPVAVDAGLLTIVAEVGRRVGEFLHRRAAERDVARSDARKTAILMSAFDAVIGINHHGTVTDWNPAAERILGHATKDAVGRLLGDLIVPEDLRESHRQGLRRFLETRRPRILGQPLELRALHADGHEFPVELAITQLEGVEPPEFVGYLRDISERKAVEDALARSRDELFRVATTLQDSMLPATLPRIPGHDVGVAFRPAGDGAEIGGDFYDVFQLDDTRWAALIGDVRGKGVSAARLTALVRYTARAAAVEAHDPVQVLGLVNQAILAHEAEEPTFCTAVYVEVDLSRPGTLRLVRAGHPAPLRLAADGSVSPVGARGSLLGVLEEPSLTASEVDLAVGEVLVLYTDGLTEARTEHGMLGEDGLASMVSEVGGTSASVVADHLKRRTVELQGGRTSDDLAVLAIKRLATDS
- a CDS encoding GTPase; the protein is MTDLQRRLDLLADAATLLARHGMVVDDVDAFVERARGRLRHGTDHTVAALVGSTGSGKSSILNAMAGAPVARAGVTRPTTAITQAVTFGDTADGLLDLLGITQRHHLGATDPALSGLVLLDLPDFDSVTIAHRLEVDRLVELVDLMVWVTDPQKYGDESLHVGYLQPLSTHGDVMQIVLNKVDTLDPAARQQCLADLRRLLVADGLPDLEPIAGSTITGADGNDGLDELRGVLAAEVNAKQAAVERISADIDDLAARMRAAAGERGTVDLDRLRGPLVDGLAAAAGVDAVAALVAAQHRRDATLATGWPPLRWVRRFRRAPLGRLRTTVDNTLAVAEVSRTLRSTATAAADSTAAGWGQAASSTVRGSQDAVVEALDTGISRQVQVLRQPPRWWRPVRALHRVLLAVAAVGGLWLLGLALAETFLLIDTDAFVLRWRGVALPPALLVGGLAVGFVVAVVAGLAARVGGRRQASRATAQLRDQVAGVADTHVLAPLDGLRDDAGRVGELLDGAATR
- a CDS encoding DUF7507 domain-containing protein, producing the protein MVTSRWLGTASGVLALAASMLLALPTMPARAQVAPTGPTFSCADPAGYLFQDSPTDAIEVNLVTGATAERGSDLIVGGSNAWGYNRTDDYFWGRHQGDGLVRVDADWTVYDYDKATITRVDAAGAPVAGSLADLPATIAGDVDANGVLHLVTNTTPARIYRVDVNPASPTYLKLLPDVVLSEASGLADAVFNSVDGLLYGVRSDLTVIRINPNTGTITPLGQATGGMPAGGYGGGFMDVAGNLYLSHNGSGEIWTIESPHTGNTAAEHLATGDPSSINDGGRCATAPALLAPGLTVTKTGTATSEPLVAGEDIDYTIRARNTGNAVVDAVDVTDPLIPGAALTCVDEAGGAVALPVDLDPGAFVDCTGTYTVTPDDAADNEVVNTATATGTVAGDPIQATGTTTVPAPTPTPALALTKTTDFAETEIAEGDVVDYTITATNTGNVALTGVGVTDPVVDLTCLPAVPTALEPNQAVVCTGAYTITAGDLPGPFTNTATVSAPDPTGGPSITATDSVDVPAAKDPELTVAKTSDNDGTPPAEGDVITYTIVVDNTGNVPASGVTVSDPLVPDDLVCVPAVPVDLQPGDQVVCTAPYTITAGDVGVTVTNTATATGQDPDGNPITGSGSTDVPGPVPDPSLVVTKTASTASVPATVGDIVNYEVVVENDGNVTVTDVVVADPLVAGLDCMPAVPRALAPGARVTCTASHTVTQADIDTGAYLAPPALGNTATATGVDPTGTPVDADDSVDIVVPSADPDLTVTKVSDFTGDTLTAGETIGYTITTENTGNVTVSGVDVTDSRIDDLVCAPATPVDLGPGQQVVCTGTYTVTAGDEAAGSVTNNAFANGADPADDPVAATGSSTVPAPPDPELTITATPDDDLVVGEDTTFTIVVENTGNVPIDDVQVTDPNPDLTITCTPPMGSTLEPGAQMVCTGTITVTPAHAADGSLLITPSTDGDDPSGGPVTDTDSAVAPVTPDPALTITKTAAPAGTVHAGEAIDYTIEVVNTGNVTITDVEVTDPLIPLTCAPTTPRALVPGGALTCTGTYTVTPDDGTAGHVDNTATAHGTDPSGAPTTDTDSVTVTTLPAPPPPPAGGGGTPPAGPPELTVTTTIPDSGPFEPGDPVDYVVTITNTGGSPIADVDVPDADLDCDPPLPATLQPGESIECTGTHVVTNDEGESGEVRIPVTAVGNGPDGTPVSGSGEDTAPVGDDGSVPDPDPVPDVDRIAGPTRIDTAIEVSNADFEDGTARVVILARDDVFADALSGTPLAVAEAGPILLTRTDELLPSVTDEIRRVLGEQGRIYLLGGVVALDDEVEAQAGDLGYPMQRLQGPSRIETAIAIAEHLGDPDEMLIAGGEQFADALTAAAVAGARGGAILLTSPGQPHPSVDAYLSDKDPVLWAVGGPAVGAYPAVTPVAGPSRDATAVAVAETFYDDPGALGFARLDDFPDALTGGAHIARQPGPLLLTQTDFLPDVVTDYVCRSTTVTQGYVYGGTAAVSDEAFDELTSLFTEGCG
- a CDS encoding ABC transporter; translation: MRDDTLADGLQQLRDELAAVTLSLPLAATEDGIATRDEAVAQIEDYLLPRLAHLDAPLLAVLGGSTGSGKSTLTNSLVGEEVSTAGVLRPTTRAPVLVHHPDDTAWFSGDGVLPDLPRTTGERGVGHALHLVASGATSPGLGLLDSPDIDSIEVANHELAAQLLGAADLWLFVTTAARYADAVPWQYLARASERTAAVAVVVNRIPPTPDGSAVRDIAADVRRMLDANGLAEARLFTVTETPLVDGRLGGAEDEIRAWIEALVDDADARAATIRRTVMGAVDSLQPRVGRVMHAMREHQRAVESLVAASTSQQATTVDIVRDQLASGVLLRGEVLDRFREQVGTAEWMDRLQRGVGRLRDRIGQMITGRAPEVEAAKGQLRSNLVGLVDDAVASGLERTVASWQVLPGGPELLAQAPDPAALAAPDLRAVEDTVAAWQDHVVAMVRERAGSKIAVARGMSLGVNGVGVALMMAIFASTGGLTGGEVAVAGGTAAFGQAVLSAVFGEQAIRDLATAARTDLLDRVQRLAEDRHEQLRALLEGLPDAEAIRAMEDAVDGVSR